In the uncultured Methanobacterium sp. genome, one interval contains:
- a CDS encoding glycosyltransferase family 4 protein, which yields MKIAVFHNLPSGGAKRALYNHVNYLTKHHEVDVFVPSTANEDYLPLKNIANDIKIFPVKNTRIGILLSSLKYYFHDQISLIDLEKTQKQMADNINNGDYDIVFCEQDQFTVSPFILKYLKRPTIYYCQQPINFRNEIVKILFENAGIKYKNMIGNVHLKLYGSRMVNFDREYMGYSKYTLANSYFSRELILRSYGINSFVSHLGLDTTLFKQIDVPKENFVLSVGQCVPEKGFDFIIKSLSEIDQSQRPEFIIVSDQGNDLWRNYLKDLATRLGVKLTILTMIDDNELITLYNKAKLLVYAPYLEPFGLVPLEAMCCGTPIVAIREGGVRESLIHNKTGILIERDVKLFAKAILDLISDDELAFKFTKNSKKIVKNYWTLNHSGQRLLNHMKRAMDN from the coding sequence ATGAAAATCGCCGTATTTCACAACCTCCCATCTGGTGGGGCGAAAAGAGCACTGTATAATCATGTTAATTATTTAACAAAACATCATGAAGTTGATGTCTTCGTACCATCCACAGCAAATGAAGATTATCTTCCTTTGAAAAATATTGCCAACGATATAAAGATTTTTCCAGTTAAAAATACCCGTATTGGTATTTTATTATCTTCCCTAAAATATTATTTTCATGATCAAATATCCCTTATTGATCTTGAGAAAACTCAAAAACAAATGGCTGATAATATCAATAATGGAGATTATGATATTGTTTTTTGCGAGCAGGATCAATTTACGGTTTCACCTTTTATTCTGAAGTATTTAAAAAGGCCCACCATTTATTATTGCCAGCAGCCCATTAATTTTCGTAATGAAATTGTTAAGATTCTTTTTGAAAATGCGGGTATAAAATATAAGAATATGATTGGAAATGTTCATTTAAAACTTTATGGTAGTCGAATGGTCAATTTTGACAGAGAATACATGGGTTACTCTAAATATACACTTGCCAATTCCTATTTTAGTAGAGAACTAATTTTACGCAGTTATGGTATTAATTCTTTTGTTTCTCACTTAGGTTTAGACACGACTTTATTCAAGCAAATAGATGTACCTAAAGAAAATTTTGTATTATCTGTGGGACAATGCGTACCTGAAAAAGGATTTGATTTCATAATAAAATCTTTATCGGAAATTGATCAAAGTCAACGGCCGGAATTCATTATAGTCTCTGATCAAGGGAATGATCTCTGGAGAAATTACCTCAAAGATTTGGCCACAAGATTAGGAGTGAAATTAACAATCTTAACCATGATTGATGATAATGAACTAATTACTTTATATAATAAAGCTAAATTATTAGTTTATGCCCCTTATTTAGAGCCATTTGGTTTGGTTCCTTTAGAAGCAATGTGCTGTGGAACTCCAATTGTTGCAATTAGAGAAGGGGGAGTAAGAGAAAGTTTGATTCATAATAAAACTGGAATTCTTATTGAACGTGATGTAAAACTTTTTGCTAAAGCTATCTTAGATTTGATTTCTGATGATGAACTAGCTTTTAAGTTTACTAAAAATTCCAAGAAAATCGTTAAAAATTATTGGACATTGAATCATTCAGGACAAAGATTATTAAATCATATGAAACGTGCCATGGACAATTGA
- a CDS encoding flippase, whose protein sequence is MSKVKVIAKNVGFLFISQIISYIIGFFITLYTARYLGTEGFGILSLALSISAIVGVCSDLGFNSLIVREVARDKKVGSKFVTNVLLVKLALVIITFGITALIVTALNYSELVKSVIYVITISVILGSFSGIFNSIFQAHEKMEYLALGTIINSVLLFIGTFIGLYYHYGIIYFAWIYAISSSFVFIYIFLAYILKFSLPSIGEIDLGFCCINFREALYFGITAALVSIYFYVASILLSIFDSNYAVGVFNAAWRLIFVFLFIPNAIILALFPVMSRHFTSAKDLLEFEYNQTFKYLSVISVFILVYGFIFAEEIINICYGSNYIDSVITLKIIIFVVPIIFLTSLFGNLLGSVNRQRFVTIVAVVNAIINVAFNIILIPKLSYIGAAAVTVLTESIGFLLMFMYISKYIFKISILNNLIKIILIGIFLLFVLYYLKSEIYWIYSAIFGFILYMGLLIKLNVISKDDIEIFRKNIL, encoded by the coding sequence ATGAGTAAAGTTAAGGTTATTGCAAAGAATGTTGGATTCCTGTTTATTTCTCAAATTATTAGTTACATCATAGGGTTTTTCATCACTTTGTATACTGCTCGTTATTTGGGTACTGAAGGATTTGGTATTTTATCATTAGCTCTTTCCATATCCGCAATTGTGGGAGTATGTTCTGATTTGGGATTCAACTCATTGATTGTTAGAGAGGTGGCAAGGGATAAAAAAGTTGGATCTAAATTCGTTACTAATGTTTTGTTAGTTAAATTAGCATTAGTTATTATTACATTTGGAATTACAGCATTAATTGTTACAGCTCTAAACTATTCAGAACTTGTAAAATCAGTTATTTATGTTATTACAATTTCAGTGATACTTGGTTCCTTTTCGGGTATATTCAATTCTATTTTTCAAGCCCACGAAAAAATGGAGTATTTGGCTTTAGGAACGATTATTAATAGTGTTTTACTGTTTATAGGTACATTTATTGGATTATATTATCATTATGGGATCATTTATTTTGCTTGGATCTACGCGATTTCGAGCAGTTTTGTTTTCATTTACATTTTTTTAGCATATATCTTGAAATTTTCGTTACCAAGTATTGGTGAAATAGATCTGGGATTTTGTTGTATCAATTTTAGAGAGGCTCTCTATTTTGGTATTACCGCAGCTTTAGTATCAATTTATTTTTATGTAGCTTCAATTCTTCTCTCAATTTTTGATAGTAATTATGCCGTTGGTGTTTTTAATGCGGCTTGGAGATTAATTTTTGTTTTTTTATTCATACCGAATGCCATCATTTTAGCACTTTTCCCTGTAATGTCTCGTCATTTCACATCAGCCAAAGATCTTTTAGAATTTGAGTATAACCAAACTTTTAAATATTTATCTGTTATATCAGTTTTTATCTTAGTATATGGATTCATTTTTGCAGAAGAGATAATTAATATCTGTTATGGATCAAATTACATTGATTCTGTAATCACTTTAAAAATTATTATCTTTGTAGTCCCCATTATTTTTTTAACAAGTTTATTCGGTAATCTTCTTGGAAGCGTTAATCGCCAACGGTTTGTTACAATTGTTGCTGTGGTAAATGCCATTATCAATGTAGCCTTTAATATTATATTGATTCCAAAATTAAGTTATATTGGTGCAGCTGCGGTTACTGTTCTAACGGAATCTATTGGATTTTTATTGATGTTTATGTATATATCTAAGTACATATTCAAGATATCAATACTGAATAACTTAATAAAAATTATATTAATAGGGATTTTTCTCTTGTTTGTCTTATATTATTTAAAATCTGAGATTTACTGGATATATTCTGCAATATTTGGTTTTATACTGTATATGGGGCTACTAATTAAGTTAAATGTAATTTCAAAAGATGATATCGAAATATTTAGAAAAAATATTTTGTGA
- a CDS encoding class I SAM-dependent methyltransferase gives MTKKELIKTQFDFGWKKWGSVIPAYAKPTLDHQKGDILDIGCATCELYIYLTKNGWDGNYYGIDIKKYEEYEYPDGANLIIGDPMKIEFPEVDTIILYNILEHLDDPVSLLDKAISNSKKNVLINIPKRNEELWQYGVVEFHQLDKTHKHCGFSTEEVYKLCDLANGHITSYKELVEIKPVFGLVQWDNKLAKVFMIMLNRGSLFILNLLFSSNKFYSDIWCEVVKK, from the coding sequence ATGACCAAAAAAGAACTTATTAAAACTCAATTTGATTTCGGATGGAAAAAATGGGGAAGTGTTATTCCAGCGTATGCAAAACCTACATTAGATCATCAAAAAGGAGATATATTGGATATTGGGTGTGCTACTTGTGAGTTATACATATATTTAACTAAAAATGGGTGGGATGGTAATTATTATGGTATTGATATTAAAAAATATGAGGAATATGAGTATCCTGATGGTGCAAATTTGATAATTGGAGATCCAATGAAGATAGAATTTCCAGAAGTTGATACAATAATTTTGTATAATATTTTAGAACATTTAGATGATCCTGTTAGTTTACTTGACAAAGCAATTAGTAATAGTAAGAAGAATGTTTTAATAAACATTCCTAAACGAAATGAGGAATTATGGCAATATGGGGTTGTAGAATTTCATCAGCTTGATAAAACCCATAAACATTGTGGATTCTCAACTGAAGAAGTTTATAAATTGTGTGATTTAGCTAATGGGCATATAACAAGTTACAAAGAGCTTGTTGAAATAAAACCTGTTTTCGGTTTGGTTCAATGGGATAACAAATTAGCTAAAGTTTTCATGATCATGTTAAATCGGGGTTCCCTTTTTATATTGAATTTATTATTCTCTTCAAATAAGTTTTACAGTGATATCTGGTGTGAAGTAGTGAAAAAATGA
- a CDS encoding glycosyltransferase family 2 protein, whose amino-acid sequence MDPRKPEIKKKESYPLVSIITPTFNHEKFIGTCIKTVLNQSYSNWEMIIIDDGSTDRTGAIVAEFKDDRIKYVKQENIGIWNLHKTYNKALDLSKGELIAILEGDDAWPSYKLEEQVKFFDNDDVIFSWGRKNTINDNNEVISFDLENFGKFLNMPQAELTRRLIIANFIQPCTVMMDKQALLSIGGFLQHKDTPYVDYPTFLELSLKGRFYPSDRVLGYWRKHKAQVTTKQETDMNRAFMFSVEFYEKLDSSLKKSIKFNMENKLKSQKIILNDQIAVSGRLSLVKGDWKEALTHFKSIFFESSLKIKIQSFIGIICAYCRTDMEWFAVITCKPKIRDASGEWDTTLFDQNGNLTILFKIKIFTLNLFSRLRNRPLLHAEV is encoded by the coding sequence ATGGATCCTAGAAAACCCGAAATTAAGAAAAAGGAAAGTTATCCTCTTGTTTCTATCATAACTCCCACATTTAATCATGAAAAGTTCATAGGAACTTGTATAAAAACTGTTCTTAACCAAAGTTATTCTAACTGGGAGATGATCATAATTGATGACGGGTCAACTGATAGAACCGGAGCTATTGTGGCAGAATTTAAAGATGATCGAATAAAATATGTTAAACAGGAAAATATTGGTATTTGGAATCTTCATAAAACCTATAATAAAGCGTTAGATCTGTCTAAAGGAGAATTAATTGCTATTTTAGAGGGAGATGATGCTTGGCCTAGTTACAAACTGGAAGAACAAGTAAAATTTTTTGATAACGATGATGTGATTTTCAGTTGGGGGAGAAAAAATACTATCAACGATAATAATGAAGTTATTTCTTTTGATCTGGAAAATTTTGGAAAATTTTTAAATATGCCCCAAGCAGAACTTACTCGAAGACTTATTATTGCTAATTTTATTCAACCTTGTACAGTTATGATGGATAAACAGGCTTTATTATCTATTGGAGGTTTTTTGCAACATAAAGATACACCTTATGTAGATTATCCTACTTTTTTAGAACTAAGTTTGAAAGGCAGATTTTATCCTTCAGATCGTGTCTTGGGATATTGGAGGAAACATAAGGCACAGGTAACCACTAAACAGGAAACTGATATGAACAGGGCTTTCATGTTTTCAGTAGAATTTTATGAAAAATTGGACTCTTCTTTGAAAAAATCTATAAAATTTAACATGGAAAATAAACTCAAATCACAAAAAATAATCTTAAACGATCAGATCGCTGTTTCTGGAAGATTATCTCTGGTAAAGGGTGATTGGAAGGAGGCATTAACCCATTTTAAAAGTATTTTTTTCGAAAGTAGTTTAAAAATTAAAATTCAATCTTTTATAGGAATCATTTGTGCATATTGTAGAACAGATATGGAATGGTTTGCAGTGATCACGTGTAAACCTAAGATTAGGGATGCTTCAGGGGAGTGGGATACTACATTATTTGATCAGAATGGGAATTTGACTATTTTATTTAAAATTAAAATATTTACTTTGAACTTATTTTCACGTTTAAGAAATAGGCCTCTTTTACATGCTGAAGTTTAG
- a CDS encoding glycosyltransferase family 1 protein — protein MNIGILSWILDIQRTGINNYLYNLVMAMIEDGKSRDISLIHFQKSNDDIYKEVNEVIIGSSRGKIINPLSLSKSLKTNEIDVLHLPSHMFPQVSPFYMNSNVKKVLTIHDLIPLLYSKKLPFQYKFWTFTLKIIKNRPDSIITDSMNTKKDLINFLKIPEEKITVIPLAHNKNYKPLKNQSLMKKELELKYNVPFPFILYAGSIEVRKNILLLIKSFYKLLKKGVKSNLVLIGSPGYGFEDMVKTVNELGLSKNVFFLGYVPDQDMVKFYNTAELFVFPSLYEGFGLPPLEAMACGCPVITSNTSSLLEVVGNAGFTLDPNDCNAFAESMYQVLTNESLKTEMTNKSLKRAKLFSWEKTAKETWQVYEDVLQK, from the coding sequence ATGAATATTGGAATACTTTCATGGATCCTGGACATACAAAGGACCGGAATAAACAATTACCTCTATAATCTAGTTATGGCAATGATTGAAGATGGTAAATCCAGGGATATATCGCTTATTCACTTTCAAAAATCCAATGATGATATTTATAAAGAGGTAAATGAGGTTATTATTGGTTCTTCCCGTGGAAAGATTATTAATCCTTTGAGCTTATCAAAATCTCTTAAAACTAATGAAATTGATGTTTTACATTTGCCATCCCATATGTTCCCTCAGGTTAGCCCATTTTATATGAATAGTAATGTGAAAAAAGTTCTAACCATCCATGATCTGATTCCATTGTTATACAGTAAGAAACTTCCTTTTCAATATAAATTCTGGACTTTTACACTGAAAATAATTAAAAATAGGCCAGATAGCATAATTACTGATTCAATGAATACAAAAAAGGATCTAATAAATTTTCTTAAGATTCCCGAAGAAAAAATAACAGTCATTCCTCTTGCGCATAATAAAAATTATAAACCTCTTAAAAATCAATCTCTCATGAAAAAGGAACTTGAATTAAAATATAATGTTCCATTCCCATTTATTTTATATGCAGGCTCTATTGAAGTTAGAAAAAATATTTTACTATTAATCAAATCTTTTTATAAGCTCCTTAAAAAAGGAGTCAAATCAAACCTTGTATTAATTGGTTCTCCAGGATATGGTTTTGAAGATATGGTAAAAACCGTCAATGAACTGGGGCTTTCAAAAAATGTATTTTTCTTGGGATATGTCCCAGACCAAGATATGGTAAAATTTTACAATACAGCTGAATTGTTTGTATTCCCCTCATTATATGAAGGTTTTGGATTACCTCCTTTAGAGGCCATGGCTTGTGGGTGTCCAGTGATTACCTCTAACACATCTTCTCTACTGGAAGTTGTAGGAAATGCCGGATTTACATTGGATCCTAATGATTGTAATGCATTTGCAGAATCAATGTATCAAGTATTAACCAATGAAAGTTTAAAAACAGAAATGACTAATAAATCTCTAAAACGCGCTAAATTATTTAGCTGGGAAAAGACAGCAAAGGAAACATG